The sequence below is a genomic window from Uranotaenia lowii strain MFRU-FL chromosome 2, ASM2978415v1, whole genome shotgun sequence.
TTCGAGTGGCACAGAAAACTTGGCCATCGTGATCCGGAAGCAATTCGACGATTGGTCAGGGAAAGTCTGGCGGATGGTATCGAAATTACTGACTGTCCCTGTGCAACCAATCAACCCTGTGAATGCTGTTTGAAGGGGAAAATGGCACGGCTCCCTTTCCCCAAAGAATCTGGAACATCATCAAATCGTGTACTGGATCTGGTCCATTCTGACATCTGTGGTCCCATGAACACGGTTTCTTCTGGTGGTTCGAGATACTTCATGACCATGATTGACGACTTCTCAAGATATAGTGCAGTGTATTTCCTACAAAGAAAATCTGAAGCAATAAATGTTATTAAGCACTACGTTcgttctgttgaaaatcgttttGGGAGAAAACCGGTGGTGATCCGATCTGACCAGGGAGGTGAATACAAGTCATCAGAACTTCAACGATTCTACAAAGAAGAAGGCATTACCCCGCAGTACACCACATCCTACACGCCGCAACAGAATGGGACAGCCGAGAGAAAAAATCGGAGCCTAGTGGAAATGGCTCGTTGTTTGCTGCTGGATTCGAAGCTGGGATATCGCTACTGGGCGGAGGCGGTAAATACAGCGAATTATTTACAAAACCGTCTGCCGACAAGGTCCATTTCGAAAACGCCGTACGAAGTCTGGTTTGGGAAGGTTCCCAGGCTGGAACACTTGCAGTTGTTTGGAAGTCCTGCGTTCGTCCATGTTCCAGATCAAACCAGAAGCAAACTGGAACCGAAAGCAACGAAAATGATATTGGTAGGCTACTCCGATCAACACAAAGCCTATCGGTTCATCGATCCTGTGACTGATAAATTCGTTGTCAGTCGTGATGCTCGTTTCCTGAACAGTGGTTCCGGGATAAAGTTGGCTCAACCGTCGCAGATAGTGGAATATTTCTCTCCACTGGCACCGAATCAAGAAAAAGAAACCGAAAATCCAGAATCTTTGCAGACCGAAACTGAGTTGGATCCAGAGTCTACATTGATTGAGGAGGAGCCTTTGGATAGCAGCCTCGATTATATCAGCAGTGAGGAGCTGCAATCCCCAATCCAAATCCGGAGGTCCGAACGATCCACGAAAGGAGTAAGGCCAGTGAGGTACAGCGAATATACGAATTTGGTTTCCAAGCAAATCCCTGAACCAAGAACGTACAACGAAGCAGTATATGGTCCAGAAAAGGAGTTGTGGTTGGCAGCAATCAACGACGAGCTACAGTCATTGCAGCAGCATCAAACTTGGGATATAGTCGATCAGCCAGCTGGTGTCAACGTTATCGGCTCGAAGTGGATTTTCAAGCGGAAAGAAGACGAGGCCGGAAATGTGGTACGATATAAAGCCCGACTCGTTGCCCAAGGCTTTACACAGAAATTTGGCACGGATTACGTCGAAGTTTTCGCTCCGGTGGTAAAACAGGTAACACGAATACTTCTTACCATTGCCTTTCAGCGAAAAATGATCCTCAAGCATGCCGATGTGAAGACGGCATATTTGAATGGCGAATTGAGCGAAACTATCTACATGAGAATCCCTGCTGGTCTGCCAAATAATCGAGATGGAACGGTTTGCCGCTTACGACGAAGTCTGTATGGTTTGAAACAATCGGCCAGAGTTTGGAACCAAACCTTCGATGCAGCCTTGAAGAAGATGCATTTCCAACAATCAACCAACGACAGCTGCCTCTATTTCCGTGGTGGCACGTATCTGGCGATTTATGTGGATGACATCGTTGTGGCCTGTCCGTCCGAGGAGGAGTATgctgaaattttgtatgaattaAATAAATCGTTTGTTGTCACGTCACTAGGAGATCTACGACATTTCTTGGGCATTGAAATTTGTAGACACGAGGATGGTATTGCGCTGAATCAGAGTCGATACATTTCCAAGTTGCTGAAGAGGTTCAATTTGGACAACGCCAAGCAGTCGAAGATACCGTTGGATCCCGGCCATCAGCAAACCAAGGAGGAGAGTAGTAAACTGCCGAACAACCGTGACTACGCCAGTCTGATTGGTGGTTTACTCTACGTGGCCGTCAACACCCGCCCAGACACAGCTGTTTGTGTATCCATTCTTGGGCGGAAAGTGAGCTGTCCAACACAAGCCGATTGGGTTGAAGCGAAACGGATCCTGCGATATTTGCACTTCACCATCGATCACGAGTTGTTATTGGGAACAACAACTCAACCGCTGATTGTGTACGTCGACGCTGATTGGGCAGGTGATTCCAAGGATCGAAAATCAACATCTGGATTCCTGGTCCAATTGGGTGGCGGAACAATTTTTTGGTGCTCGAAGAAACAATCTTGTGTGACTTTGAGCAGTACGGAAGCTGAATACGTCGCTTTGGCTGAATGTTGCCAAGAAATTGCCTGGCTATTGCGCTTGCTGGGTGATTTTGCTGTCAAGGTGGACTTACCGCTGAACGTGAAGGAGGACAATCAATCCTGCATCAAACAACTGATAGCCCCTGGTATTGGTCGTCGCTCCAAGCATATCGAAACCAAACATCATTTCGTCCGGGAAATGCAGCAAAATGGAACCATCAACACAACCTACTGCCCGACTGGAGAGATGATCGCAGATATGTTAACGAAGCCCCTACAAGCAACAAAACTGAAGCAATTCCGAGAAGCAGCCTCAGTACTTCCATCGAGGAGGAGTGTTGGAGATAACGGTGGAAAACTGAGCAATCgggaaaataataaacaactgaAATTACCATAGTTACCTGTAAATTTAGCTATTTAAGAAACGATCAGTTCAAGTAAAAGTTAGTCTTAATAAACCTGTTAACTGTACCAGTAGTCTTCTCTTGGTAGTTCGATCTATGGCCATAAACCTCCAATAGCTGGAACGTTGAACTGAGAATCCGCCAATGGAACCTTTGGCATTTTCCAGGCAGTTGTATCGATCGGGGATGTGGGAAGATGGGAGGTTGGCTTCTTCATGACGAGGAAATCGAGTGTGGTGGAGAAGTCGCTGTTCCTGGATACGATCTTGGCAGCTAACTTGTGCTTGATGCGCTTCACTGACTCTCCAATTCCGGCAACTGCGATGTCCACGGGGCTTTGACGGGTGGCAAGTTCGTTCGCCAGCTTCCTGGTTATGAAGTTGGACATCGCTGCAGAATCTAGCAGAGCTCTAGCAGGAATCTTTCGACCGTATCGGTCGACTACTAATAGCGAGACTGTCTCCAAGAGAACGGTTGAATCAGAATGCACGGAAAGATTTACTGTTGGGGGGCTAAGCAATTTACTGGGGCCTGGATTCGCTTGTACGGGATGTGGTTTCTCAGTAGAGAGTTGCTCTAGATGTGATATGTGGTGGTCGTGCAACATGGTGTGGTGTTTTGCTTGACAAATCCTGCACAGAAACTTGGATTTGCAGGATGTTGCCCGGTGGTTTGCGCGAAAGCAATTCCAGCAAAGACTGTGCTGTGTCACAAGCTCTCGCCGTTGGGAGCTTGACAGGTTCGAAAATGCTGGACATTGGTGAAGCGGATGTGTTCTCAAACAACAGTGGCATGGCGAAGTACAGTATTGAGTTTCGGACGTAGCTGTGTTCACGACAGATCGGATGGGAACTGGTTTCTTCGGGATTTGACCGGCCACCTTGGAAACGGTGGGCGCTGAGGAACGATGCTGGAGATCGCTGTCCACGGATTTCAACATCCGGACCTGGTGGATGAGAAACTCGATGAGCTCGTCGTACTTCACTTCTTCTTTCTGTCGAGTATCCTGCTCCCATGCGCGAATCGTTGCTGAGTCCAACTTGTTCGTTAAGATGAAGATAAGTGGAGTGTCCCAATGCTCGATCGGTTCCCCTAGTTTTCCCAGAGCCTTAACGTGTCGCTGGAAATCATCAACCAGTGTGTTGAGGTCTTGTGCGGACTCGTGCTGTATCGGTGGAAGGTTGTATAGGCCACGGAAAAGTTCCTTTCTGAGGAACCGCTTGTTGTCGTAACGCTTTTTAAGCGCGTCCCACGTCGACGAATAATTATCGGCCTGAATATCCACAGACTCGAATGGTTTTCTTGCCTCTCCTTCCAGCGACTGCAACAGATACTGCAGCTTGCTGACGATCGGTATGTCCTCGTTGCAGTGGATCATCGAGAGAAAATTGTCACGGAACGAGATCCAGCGCGATTCGTCTCCACTAAACTTCGGAAGATCGATTTTCGGCAGCCGATGATGAAAGCTGGAAGACATGCTATGAGAAGCCGATGCGTGGATGATCGTCGAACTCAACGGATGCTCCCTACTCTCCAGTTTAGACAGCAAAAAACCCTTCGCCCTGCAGAATCGATCCTCAAAATCAGCACGGAATTCCAGGTGTGTTTCAAACCGTTCTTCGCTATCGCCCATTTCGATATCGTTCTGCACGTTCAGGAACAACTCGTTGCACTTGTTGAGCGCCTCCAAACGTACCGCAACCTGGCAACAATCTCGTTCATAGGTGAAATCCGTTACAAACTTCTCCACCACATCTCGTTCGGCACACGCTCGTCGTCTCGTCAGAAGGTCCGCTGCTAACTTTTTCTCCGCCTTGCTAGCCATCACTCAACACCACTCAAATCACACTTGTTGACACCAAAAACGATCGTAAACACTACCAACGATTGACTTTcggatgatttttcaaaataaatatttccaatttattttaattgcgTATGAGTTGATATACTTTTGAACGGTACTGTAGTCAGCAACTTGTATTTATGCCACCCGATAATGTTAAAATCGCCACAAAATTAACAGCTTAaccaatctgttttttttttcaaaaatgcaatttttgaagTGTTGCTATACTTTTACACGATACTGTAGTCTAGCAACTTTGCCTCCATGCGTCTCAGCAATGTTTCAGTGTCTCAGTGACCACTGgaagtgaattttaaatttgatcaaaacttccAATTTTCCAAGTGTCGATATAATTTTGAACGACACTGTAGAGTGCACCGCCCTAAATGCACTTGCACTTCCGCTTTGAACCGACTTTTGACCACAAAATGCAAATTCGTTAAAAAAGTTATCTGATTTTTCCTTGTTGCAAAACTTTTGCGCTGTACTGTGTTGCAAAATGTTTGTACTGCAATGTAATTctgtcgtttgttttgattccacAATAAATCATCAAATTCGCTTgtagttgctgctgctgctgcatacGATTGCAgcgtaaaatttaagttgttttgtgGTGGCCAGGTGAATAATAGGCCAAAAAATCTAATCCGCGGTGAGTAAATCACAAAAGGCCTACCTTGAGTGTGGATTTTTACAAACCACAACTGCGATGGCGCTCTGAAGATGGCGAATGCTGATTCCTCTGCTGGTCCAGATGAGCTTCCTGTCCTcgaatccggttcgaaggaccaaatgttcgggctcggccgatgggggggttcggaATTCGGGGGTTTCTTCCGGTCTCTAAGgcgacggcatccaccagcaACAGGAATCACGGTAAGTCTTCGGCACTTCAGCTGTTCACCCGCTGGGGGAAGAATTTTGTTTGCACTTGGGGGTAGGTTTGCAAGCAAGCACCACACAGTAGGCACGTTATAGTTACGATTTGTTTGCCACAATTGCTTAGGCCCGATTTCGGATAAACTTGTAAAAGTCGCTTGATTGGACTTAATTATGTTGGTTTATTGGGAACGAAGTGAAATTCCGTGCGTTTAGTTCAACTGTACTTTCTATTCTAACTTAAAAATGGCTAACCTAAACTATTGTCTGAGTCTCTCTCGGCGAAAGTTTTTTATGCTGCGAGAGAGTACATCTTATGCTAGGGTACATACACAAGTAATGGTGTTTGCgaacaaattgattaaagtgtcaagtgaacataaaaaGGACACATTACAAAcagaaatcaattaaaattcctGATCGCTTTAGTATCGATcacatctcctatgctctcaaggcaaaaaaagcttaaatctgtggaaaaaaaagcttaaaaacgagattcaccaacacttagttaaaagatgttgggCCTGGCcccggcaacgatacaggatttgtccatgtatcgtgtgaccaacatcttttaactaatttttggtgaatctcgtttttaagctttttttcctcagattcaagctttttttgcctcgagagcataggagatgaaagctcaaatctgaagaacaaagcttaaatctgtcaaaaaaggggaaatctgagagatgtgctccacacggtttgtatAAAATTGCCGGAATGTTCATaagaagccatggtgtcgggcatggttggcaaaactcctcagatcggcttgtccagtgaaagagactgtaatttttttttgtctgctcccccaatcggtgcggggagagataaatcgcactgaaatgaagagtgagattgtcaacacataagagtgagcgagagcattcatatccgctgatgaagagaattcccttctccggaaaaatctgttgcgcaatgtgctgaggggaattcgagagctaactcagtttattcttggtacgttcgcgagaaaagatgctactttccgaatcaaagctcccagcggtgtcctgattttctagaagccgtcctgatcttaattgcaattgattttgcaataaaaacagtttaacctcttaaaccaatggtaatcttcggttcagatgatatttgaacggtgtttttcggtataatcTAGAAGCCAGCTAACTTCATATCTcttctgctgcataaattaaggcgtatactgcaccgctatttcgccttaatttatgcaatctaagaagagctgcatttcatttccaccaatctactggggtccttcaaaatcctggtttttgttcttcgcggtgtcctaattttttgatgaaaccacctgtcacctcttcttcgaacgctaccttttgcaaaaaaaaatcaaaacagctaATAGCAGTAGGCATGGTAGCGGAGTAgaaattgtttacattttttctacgttgtgtggtgggagtctaaatatttttttccttctttactctgaggtgtatgactgaaacacagggcgctctttgtttagaattctctttctcccactcggatgcaaatgctctcacacttgccgtccgagtcacttacagctcgtgtaaactcgggtaacgagtggagcacgatcagcgaaagaggattatactcggaagccgaactgaaaacagtgttggtttctcccggctctttgttgtttgagaagagccgaccaaccctggTGTCGGGTATGCGGAGATTTCCATTGAAGATTTGCCGAATGAATAATCTAAAGGATGCAAGTTAACGCATGCTTTGGTGGAACTGcgatgaatccgtgcacccatggtggattatctacaaaCAAATGTTTGTATATTTACATTCAGTGCGCCGAACTCAGTTTAAATCAGCTCTACAGTTCATGGCAACaggaaaaaagtgtattttgtaGACCTTTTCTTTCACACTATTTCTGGAGTGTTCTTTATGAGACTAAATTAATATCAGAAGCTTagaaaaccagtattttttataactttcccTTTTGTTCTAGAAGTATTATTCAAACTTAATCCATTCAAACAAATTCCCTCCTGATATGGCCGTTATTTTGCACTACAAATTTTAACCAAGAATATCGAATAAATGAGTGTCATAGATTATTTGTACTTATCTCGTTTCGAACCACTAGCTTTGTGTCGGGGAAAATTCCGGATTCCAAAACCCGACCGGCGTTTCGTGCAACTGAACCAGCCGACATTCGCGACAATTCCGAGGCATTTTGCCGCGTATCTGCTCCACCGATAGGCCTCGGCTAGCCAGCACCCGAAAATGTTTACTGCACTCGATACAGCGACGTTCCTCCGGGGGAACAGTTTTTGATTTAGTTACGGGAGGAGAATCGTTCTCGAAAGGAAACTCTAACTTGATTTCTTGGTGTCCCGATTGGCAGGAATACAACTCTTCGTTTCGTTGCTTACGGATCGCTTCCATGAAAAGATCGTTTCTGGTGGCTTGCGTTTCTTCTATCGTGATTATTTCTTCCTCGGACGATGGCCTTACGAATAGAACGCTGCTACCGTCAAAGCTGGGGTCATCCTGCTGTTGGGTTTCTTTGGCCAGGATGAGAGCTTTCTTAGCCAATGGAGCAGGTTTCTTCTGAGTGAGTGGTTCTCTTTTGATTGCTGGTCCAGATCGGGCGACAGTTTTTTCCGCTTCCGAACAGTAGGTTTGATCGATGTCGAATTCGTCCTCATTTTGTGGTTCGATTTTGGAACCTGATGgatgatttttcgatttttccaacaAAGAGGATTGCTCTTTTTTGATGGCACTCTTGAGAAAACGGGATGCACTGGTCGATGTAGGGCTGGGAACGACGAACTCCTCAAAGTAAGTTTCGTCATCGTCATCATTTGACATCGATTTGTTCAAATTGTCCGGAAAGCGAAGTTTGGTTTGCCTGAGCCTGCGAATGAgtgattttaaattatcaaaaataaattattgcaaACTTTGGCTGTTTAACCTTGTCCGATTCAGTAAGGAATTCGGTTCCTTTGAGCTACTGGTCGGAGTCCTACGTAGAGTGGAATCAATCCTTCCCGGTGTACCGGATGCTTTCTTAACGGTCCACTTTCCGACCGGTGGAACAGCATTCTCCTGCTGCTCCACAGCAGGATTCATAAATTTAACTGGTTTTGGCGTTGCCATTCCTTTAGGTCTAACCGGGAGCGATTTAAGCTGCTGATTTGTCTCCGGAGACATTTTGAAGCTGCTAGAGAAACGGCTCAACGAAAGGTTGCTCTTTTTCCGGTACTTCTGCCGTTCGAAATCTGCCGCCGATTTATCGTCCTCGGTAGAAGTTTCCTGCTTGAGCCAGCTATTTTTGTTCTTCCTTGGAGGCGTTTTAGAAGCTGTCACGTTGGCCACGTTTTCCGGCCGTCTCGGGGATAGAGGAAGGCGTGAGGGACTTTGGGTGAGAGCGAAAAAAGATTCTTCCGCTGAATCGGACTGCTGGTTTATGTTCTTCTCGAGTACCGAACTGGACAGATCGGTATCGGATTTGTTGCTCCGGGTTGCTGTATCGATCGAATCATCCAGGACAGATG
It includes:
- the LOC129743179 gene encoding uncharacterized protein LOC129743179 translates to MASKAEKKLAADLLTRRRACAERDVVEKFVTDFTYERDCCQVAVRLEALNKCNELFLNVQNDIEMGDSEERFETHLEFRADFEDRFCRAKGFLLSKLESREHPLSSTIIHASASHSMSSSFHHRLPKIDLPKFSGDESRWISFRDNFLSMIHCNEDIPIVSKLQYLLQSLEGEARKPFESVDIQADNYSSTWDALKKRYDNKRFLRKELFRGLYNLPPIQHESAQDLNTLVDDFQRHVKALGKLGEPIEHWDTPLIFILTNKLDSATIRAWEQDTRQKEEVKYDELIEFLIHQVRMLKSVDSDLQHRSSAPTVSKVAGQIPKKPVPIRSVVNTATSETQYCTSPCHCCLRTHPLHQCPAFSNLSSSQRRELVTQHSLCWNCFRANHRATSCKSKFLCRICQAKHHTMLHDHHISHLEQLSTEKPHPVQANPGPSKLLSPPTVNLSVHSDSTVLLETVSLLVVDRYGRKIPARALLDSAAMSNFITRKLANELATRQSPVDIAVAGIGESVKRIKHKLAAKIVSRNSDFSTTLDFLVMKKPTSHLPTSPIDTTAWKMPKVPLADSQFNVPAIGGLWP
- the LOC129746628 gene encoding uncharacterized protein LOC129746628, whose amino-acid sequence is MVNQGLLIEKYTQHRKVHENFLKMFGTLLETALAMQCMVTDINEQYDDIFKQLAIQESPPTPKRRKAHSFDSPSTMVRPSVLDDSIDTATRSNKSDTDLSSSVLEKNINQQSDSAEESFFALTQSPSRLPLSPRRPENVANVTASKTPPRKNKNSWLKQETSTEDDKSAADFERQKYRKKSNLSLSRFSSSFKMSPETNQQLKSLPVRPKGMATPKPVKFMNPAVEQQENAVPPVGKWTVKKASGTPGRIDSTLRRTPTSSSKEPNSLLNRTRLRQTKLRFPDNLNKSMSNDDDDETYFEEFVVPSPTSTSASRFLKSAIKKEQSSLLEKSKNHPSGSKIEPQNEDEFDIDQTYCSEAEKTVARSGPAIKREPLTQKKPAPLAKKALILAKETQQQDDPSFDGSSVLFVRPSSEEEIITIEETQATRNDLFMEAIRKQRNEELYSCQSGHQEIKLEFPFENDSPPVTKSKTVPPEERRCIECSKHFRVLASRGLSVEQIRGKMPRNCRECRLVQLHETPVGFWNPEFSPTQS